aatgtggatgatcagccatatatctgtcaaaataaataacaacattaaattttatttcaagactAGAGATTGCATGTAATAGTAATCATAGGAAATGtatacagaaattgaaaattcatacataaagatatggattcatcatatgtatattccctcatcatgatctgaccgaattgcatgtaaATCATCGTCAACTAGAGATTGGTCATCCAAatttgttgtagtttgaaatgaatggttgtcaggaatataaatattaatcaaattgtcttcgttaacttcaatttgttttttgccttgaagagcaacataccaatggtcagacacagtatctttgacataaaaaacttgagatgcttgatgtaccatgataaacggttcgtctcggtaacccaccttgcgaaaatcaaccagtgtcatgcccgagtcatctattttcacaccactcttattgtcaaaccacttacacttgaacaatggaacaaaaaacgcggtgtaatcaacctcccatatgtcttctattataccataatatctcattgatccaagtacaggagattgatcttttgatgtggaaaattgaagtgactcagcttctaaactgactccactattttgtactgtgcttttatcatccaaagtcttcgtatagaatgtgcaattattgacttcataacctgcacaacacacgacatcaaacttcaaaccatttgcaagccacaataaagtttcagaagaatgtggctctttgtcaatttcagatttgaaccaagacataaatgttttgttatgctccatcaattgccatttctctgattgtcttggatttttattcttaacaatggctttgtgtgcttccaaaaaagggatcacctcatctgtgttgttcaatatataaagatgcgcttgcaacaattcttcgcgatcttttgtcaccacattgacacctcggatgcttttacttgtagaaaatttattcaaccatgctgtgcgaggaactcctattggattcgttgatgtcatgtaatctgaacaaaactcgatactttcttcagcaatatacctttcaatcatcgaaccttcaggacgatatggatttttaatgtaccctttcaaaatcttcatataacgctcaataggatacatccatcttaagtataccggtccgcacaacttgatttctctaaccaaatgaacaagtaaatgtaccatgatgtcaaaaaaagatggaggaaagatatttttccattgctttgaatcagctggatgacgaagcagcccgtcaatttttctctcatctgcatgccatctaagatttttagcatctttgggattcgcaaacaaacgcttaagtctgggcactattggaaggtaccaaactactttcaaagcagatccatttttttctatctgaccattatcttcactattgttttttgacttgtatcgtgataagccacattttggacactttgtcaaaaattcaaactctttcctatacaaaatgcagtcattgggacaagcatgtatccttttatactccatacccattggacaaagaattttcttcgcatcataattacgagtgggcagtgtatttccatctggcaacatttcattcaacaacgtcaacagttATGTAAAAcccttatcagtccatccattgctcgccttcaaattcatgagccttaacaccgctgataaacgtgtgaacttagttaaaccgacatacaaaggtgtttccgcatcagtcgacatagtctcatacacatgagctttggcaacattttctgctccaacatcgcggatcatgtcctctaatttgtcttcatccggtcgatcttcttccatggtggaatcagtaacatttacactttgagagtcagtgggaaaatccatttcttcgccgtgccagatccatgttgtatagcatcttagaaaaccatcacatataagatgttctctaatttgagttgcgttcaactttctcccattcaaacagttcacacaaggacatctaaacttcacttcatcatcacttctcccctcattacgttgcgcaaattgtataaattcctctacacctctctcgtactcagcactaatacgtggtaaattaatccaatttcgatccatattcctaaatatatcataaaaagaTAACctactaaaaatcaaacttgcaatttcatacatatcattgaaacttagtgaataatattttaaggtttataaataatacaagaactacaacacacattaccaaaactatagcaaaaaccataccatacattaccaaaactataacaatttcatgcattatcaaaattaaaccaaaaattataccatacattaccaaaatatacaaacttcatacattaccaaaactatagcattatgcaaaaactaatgaagaaatcacgttaagaatgcaaaagggcataaatacctcGAAAGGGACTGGCGAAAACGCTTGGTGCAAAGAAAACCAAATCGCAGCCGAGAGGGTATGACGagtttcaaacgattttgatcggctaaaactgtttCAAACGCGTCACAAATGAGAAAGGACCGAATAATTTCAAGTTTAAACGGTGCAGAAACGCGTACCTGAGATGATGGCTGTCGGAGGAGAAGAAAAAACGCGAAAACAGTGAGAACGCGCGAGGAAGACGAAACTGTTccaagttttaatttttgactCTGAACGGgagaatctaccgcggttcactaaTGAACCGCAGTATAataggggtatatgccgcggtttaacgcccaaccgcggcatatacggatttaaaaaattatccgAAAtggcatttttgcaattattttcaaactatatgccgcggttcagcgggcaaccgcggcatatacctcgaaatatttcaaatatatattaaattaatttcagatAGGAGATTATGTCGCGGTTGCtcgtagaaccgcggcatatacccatGTAACGTGCTGAACACAACTGCCTCCCCAACTGCCTTTTGGGGAATTTCAGTAGATGACATgggtatatgtcgcggttgcTCTGCTGAACCGcagcatatacccctgtaacttctgaaattctctgactggcagagaagttgagaagttacaggggtatatgtcgcggttcagCAGAgcaaccgcgacatatacccctgtaacgttTTAAATTCTCTGACTTagtcagcacctgcaataaattggcaggggtatatgccgcggttctctagacaaccgcggcatatacccatgttatttaattttttattcacacatGGCGTCAAAGGGGATGGTTGACCGGTGTATATGTCGCGGTCTCcctctgaaccgcggcatatgtgatcgatttatttacaaaactgccaccgcgcaccattatgctgtgGTTTCCTGTGAACCGTgacataatgtgcgctgtaaaaacccaattttttactagtgtcgtttgattatttactattttgatTTCATTCACGTGATAGGAATGAGTTATACATAAGTAGCTTTATGAAGTCAGATTTTTACCCTGATGATTTATACTCATTAAAGTCCAGTTTTTCAAGgtctaaactaaaataaataaataacaaaagaaaaaaatcagagTAATATCTGTCCAAATGGGCCCTGCTATcatcaagaaaataataaattattttaaaacataaagtCTAAACCTACCCCACCTAAAAGTTGGGCATTTGCAAAAACTACACAAAGTAAATGAGGGAATTCTCAAATCATTTTCAACGTGATAAAAAACCTTTGAGGCACTGTATCgaaaaagttataataataatataaaaaaaaatatttacgtGTTTTCTGGTAACACCGTGTTTGTGCAATCATACATAGCCCACAAGAATGCGGTACGTGACATTTTTTTGAGTGATTCATGAATTAAACACGTTTTCAGAGAGACAAGGGCAGTGTGGTACGTGAAGCTGTGGATTATGTGAAACGACTTAAAGAACGAGTGAAAGAGCTGGAAAATCAAAAGAGAGAGAATACGAATTCAAGAAGCCTCACCAAGAAACCAACAAGTGTGGAAGAAGAACTTCCAGAAATGAAGATTTCCGTTTCAGACAGGGAAGTGCTTATAGGAATTTTTTGTCACAATCCAAACAATACTTTAGTCAAAGTGTTGTCGTTGCTCGATAATCTTCATCTTTCTACGAGATGTTCTAGTGTGTTGCCATTTGGAACTTCAACATTTAAGGTCACTATAATTGCTAAGGTACACaacatttaatttttgaaagCAACACTGTCTTTTCATGTTTGTTTGTTCACACTTTAAGTTCCCACTGTTCGCGGACCTTATCCCTGTCTTATATAAAACAAGAAGCATTTAAGACATATATCTTCCCAGTTAAATTCACACATTAAGATGGGAACACGTTTAAGACTTCTTAcaatattcttctttttctttatgataaattttaacaaaaaaaaaggttaaaaaatactttaataaggttaaaatttgtttttattattttttgtattaaataatgcTTTGGACTTATATTTAAGTTAGAATGTACCGTCTTAAATTATGTGCCTAATTTAAATATcagtttaaaaatttatttaacatgttaaaaaatatttatacaattatattaaaaaagttatatttattcatttttaaaatttgaagattaAGGAAAACTGAAATCTAAATTTACGTTtaattttaaagactaaaaaagatatttaattataaaaataagtatttacaataaaaatggaattatttatatttgttatttgtattGCAGATGAATGACGAATATAGCATGACCATCGATGACCTAATAAAAGAAGTTGGAGGACGCTTATTGAGTTTGAAGTCACAGAAGGTGGTAAAGTGAATCAAGAAGTGGTCTTGGTTGTTAGGAATTGGAAGCTTTTGAAGTGCATTGCCAAGTTTGTAGTTTTTTAGATCTTGAAAGTTTAAGATTTCAGAGGACTATTCAAAATTTGTGGAATGtttaagattgaaaaatgaaagaatatgaaactttaattaaatatttataattctaATAATTATAAGAAGGAAGAAAACTGTGATTTAGCTACATAAATTAGTGATTACATTGATGTAAGCTGGTTCCCACTCACCAGAAGAACCCTTCACAAAAGTTTGTACAATTTTCATGTCAGAATTAAATGCAACATTGATGGCCACGGAAACTTAACGGGAAATTGACTTCACCATAGatcccttttcttctttcctttttcaactgtttataaaatatttttacttttaaaatttaagaaaacattaacttttcatgtttataatttatctaatgtttaattagtatatatatttaaacatttcaatatttcaatattaataatattataagattcatcacatatttaataaactaaaacacttaaacaaatgtatacataaaaatgttataattatccaaatataactattataggAAAATATATACGAGAAATAGAAATCCAACAAATCCTTTCACACCTAAGAATTAAAGTATAACCACAAGTTTGTCAAGagcacatatacatatattttcctatagaaataataaaattaaatcttaatataaatatctgctctatcttcatttttttaaatcttcattttttaaaaactgagGGAGAGTTCATTCTGACATCATAAagataattattacaaataaaaacacaaacaaacacaaaatacatgaaaaagataagttaatgttattaaataatattacatatataatcatattCACAGacatcaaattataatttactttaaatGGACAAttcagatatatatatatatatatatatatatatatatatatatatatatatatatatatatatatatatatatatatatatatatatatatagatatcaAACTATAAAAACCTTACACTTttctgattttaaaaaatataattcaagaattaGAATTtgactaaagaaaaaaaaaccatcagagaataaattttagataaatgataagtattttaagtaataaaacgAATTTCTATATGTGCCTTTtacttttgaatattaaaacaacatgatattattatttaaatactttaccaacttttaaaattttacttttaaattattattatatatatatatatatatatatatatatatatatatatatatatatatatatgtgtgtgtgtgtgtgtgtgtggtgaTATACAAGTAAAAGAATATcttataaatattgtattttaaaattaaggaaATTTGTAGGATTAATTGATtcccaataaaaaaataaaatttatgaagaaTCTTAGACAGTAAAGTTAAAGAAAATACTAAATCAGTATGGTTTCGCTCTATTCgaaatagaaaagtaaaaatgaaaaataaaaatacaagttgaaattatttaattgaagagaaataaaaaatatactagaaatgttatttagttaaaagaattgtttttattataattgtttttattataatattaaactgtattacttttattcatatattatttttatttattcagtGTACTTATATATAGggtaaagtaatttttttttggtttaatatctattttgatACCTCAGTTTGTAAGGTGTATTCAAAGTTGTCcttcttttttcaaaagttcactaatgTCCTATATTTTGCAAAAACGGTTCACAATAGTCCTTTTTGtttacggcgttaaaaaggcCAACAACAGACTTGTTCTGCTGGAAAAAACTTGATGATGTATACAATTATTGTTGATGTGGCACTGTGAGGTCATTTGAGACCAATGAGAAGATGGTACGTGGTAGATCCCTTTCCACCCAAATTTAGGGTTTAACAATTGCAGAATGGGCAAGGACTTTCTCTGCAACTGGAGGTTCTACCACGAATTATCGTGGAAGCAGGATTCAGGTATTCACAACGGCGGCGTGATTGTTGTGCAAAGGAGAACACCATGACACTACGATTCGGTCCTCGTGATGTAAATGAGTTTCTAGTTTTATTTTGCGCAAGAACGATGAACTCGCGAGGAGGAAGATGCAATTTAGGGTTTCTGTTTCTGgatttttgtgtttaatttcgCTAAAACTTTTTAACAGAGCAAGGAAATATGGTCTTGTGTTATTAAATAATGCAATTAGAGTATAAAGTCCTTAGGATgaaaattaaacatgtttattttaGGTGGGGGCAGTAATTCTTTGTAGGAGCTTGGCGATTGGTTGCTGTAGAAGGGTTTCTCCACtataattttgttctttataGAAACAATATCcaccattttctttatttcatttaatgatTTATGTGTTATTACCTATAACGCTTCTTGATTGCATCAAACTTTTCCCATCTACTGGATTTGTTGAGAGGGGAAGTTTGGATTTGTTGAGAGGGGAAGTTTGGAG
This sequence is a window from Vigna angularis cultivar LongXiaoDou No.4 chromosome 2, ASM1680809v1, whole genome shotgun sequence. Protein-coding genes within it:
- the LOC108327193 gene encoding transcription factor NAI1-like; protein product: MIKRWNENANLITCHYSKRDKGSVVREAVDYVKRLKERVKELENQKRENTNSRSLTKKPTSVEEELPEMKISVSDREVLIGIFCHNPNNTLVKVLSLLDNLHLSTRCSSVLPFGTSTFKVTIIAKMNDEYSMTIDDLIKEVGGRLLSLKSQKVVK